A single genomic interval of Litoreibacter ponti harbors:
- a CDS encoding ATP-binding protein, translating to MNIETQPPENNDIVASAMDLEWARLHDMLSLSEALRTGAQLDDQFAQRFAALSETVSDARTAGSWKGLSVMIPKEVLDQLTPMDLDLMVLALAPVARPAFAPRLQSLQPQIAQPWPGLALVQELLMLESSEEIADLIEKLTPTAPLVRSGLLKVEGNTPLQTLRPGPILIRLMLGRDPELAPPPGASLATMRGRWDQLVLPEPTLRQLREFGAWVEHRHAMTRDWGARAVHGPLALFSGASGTGKSFAATVLATELGERTGAPWALYSLDLGRIMSKYVGETEQNLNALLDSLEGRNAILQIDEADGLLGKRGEVTDARDRYANLEVSHMLARFERHSGPVILTTNLRANVDSAFLRRFQLVVDFPTPDVQARSALWKVLLPPDAPIAKRVDLDKIGDAVRLSGGAIANAATYAAVLAYADQGKVDLPHLARAIWAELTKDARQVRPSEIGFLSEFLEVAA from the coding sequence ATGAATATTGAAACGCAACCCCCTGAAAATAATGATATCGTGGCCTCTGCCATGGATCTGGAATGGGCGCGCCTGCACGACATGCTGAGCCTGTCAGAGGCTTTGCGGACCGGAGCCCAGCTCGACGACCAATTCGCACAGCGCTTCGCCGCACTGTCGGAGACCGTCAGCGATGCGCGCACGGCAGGCAGTTGGAAGGGCCTGTCCGTGATGATCCCGAAAGAGGTATTGGATCAGCTCACGCCTATGGATCTGGATCTGATGGTCTTGGCCTTAGCTCCCGTGGCCCGTCCCGCCTTCGCGCCGCGCTTGCAATCGCTGCAACCGCAGATCGCGCAACCCTGGCCCGGGCTTGCATTGGTGCAAGAGCTCTTGATGTTGGAGAGCAGCGAAGAGATTGCCGATTTGATCGAAAAGTTAACGCCGACAGCACCCTTGGTGCGTTCGGGTTTGCTGAAGGTCGAAGGCAACACGCCTTTGCAAACCCTGCGTCCGGGACCGATCCTGATCCGTCTGATGCTGGGGCGCGATCCGGAACTCGCGCCACCTCCCGGCGCATCGCTCGCCACCATGCGCGGACGCTGGGACCAGCTCGTTCTGCCAGAACCCACCCTGCGCCAACTGCGCGAATTCGGTGCTTGGGTCGAACACCGCCACGCCATGACCCGTGACTGGGGCGCACGCGCCGTGCACGGGCCATTGGCCTTGTTTTCAGGCGCATCGGGAACCGGGAAAAGCTTCGCAGCGACCGTTCTCGCCACCGAGTTGGGCGAACGCACCGGCGCGCCTTGGGCGCTCTACTCGCTCGACCTCGGCCGTATCATGTCAAAATATGTGGGCGAGACAGAGCAGAATCTGAATGCTCTGCTGGACAGTCTGGAGGGGCGCAACGCAATCCTGCAGATCGACGAGGCAGACGGCCTTCTGGGCAAACGTGGGGAGGTTACGGACGCGCGCGACCGCTACGCCAACCTGGAAGTCAGCCACATGTTGGCCCGGTTTGAGCGCCATTCCGGCCCCGTGATATTAACCACAAACCTGCGCGCCAATGTGGATTCAGCTTTCTTAAGACGATTCCAACTGGTCGTGGATTTCCCGACACCCGACGTGCAGGCCCGTTCTGCGCTTTGGAAAGTGCTTCTTCCCCCCGACGCACCGATCGCGAAACGCGTTGATCTGGACAAAATCGGCGACGCTGTGCGGCTGTCCGGCGGCGCGATCGCGAATGCGGCGACCTATGCTGCGGTCCTGGCATATGCCGATCAAGGCAAGGTCGACCTTCCCCACTTGGCGCGCGCAATTTGGGCTGAACTAACCAAAGATGCCCGCCAAGTCAGGCCATCTGAGATTGGATTTCTATCGGAATTTCTTGAGGTTGCAGCATGA
- a CDS encoding Pvc16 family protein produces MALDASSLSLAMQGFADHLAANFSQDVTVTVESPNAASEQAKGSDKAVLNVFCYRILPSGIHPEFGQNEPTFIRAQVLLTAFSDASDASVKDKDLRVLGHAVRVLQSQPVIPVVLPGGTPAPEATEYRLQAVLQAPEMEEMNHIWSIQGGDLAYRLSAAYELALIPIEPLTYLPPPTPVEAVILDLGADAVVDDEIGQTPLAITAADAKVNWLPFTMINTGDVLVSELAVASGTDRISLAVAGPENEPVRITVAWSRTDGSEDTQSAQDFEIKSTALTPETPTASVTLDNAASGDTATIITRPRGDDLPAGNTVRVIVT; encoded by the coding sequence ATGGCCCTTGATGCAAGCTCGCTGTCGCTCGCCATGCAAGGCTTCGCCGACCATCTGGCGGCGAATTTCAGCCAAGACGTGACCGTCACCGTGGAAAGCCCCAACGCCGCCTCCGAGCAGGCGAAAGGGTCCGATAAGGCGGTGCTCAATGTCTTTTGCTACCGCATCCTGCCCTCGGGCATTCATCCCGAATTTGGCCAGAACGAGCCGACCTTCATTCGGGCACAGGTCCTGCTGACGGCGTTCTCGGACGCGTCCGATGCGAGTGTGAAGGACAAGGACCTGCGTGTGCTCGGCCATGCGGTGCGGGTGCTGCAATCCCAGCCGGTCATCCCGGTTGTGCTGCCCGGCGGCACGCCGGCCCCTGAGGCCACCGAGTATCGTCTGCAGGCCGTGCTACAGGCCCCGGAGATGGAAGAGATGAACCACATCTGGTCCATTCAGGGCGGCGATTTGGCCTATCGCTTGTCCGCGGCCTACGAATTGGCGCTGATCCCGATCGAGCCGCTCACCTACCTGCCGCCGCCCACGCCAGTGGAAGCTGTCATTCTCGACCTAGGAGCCGACGCCGTCGTCGATGACGAGATCGGGCAGACACCGCTGGCCATCACGGCCGCCGATGCCAAGGTTAATTGGTTACCGTTTACGATGATTAATACCGGCGACGTGCTTGTTTCTGAACTTGCGGTCGCTTCGGGCACGGATCGCATTTCTCTCGCCGTCGCTGGGCCAGAGAACGAGCCGGTTCGCATCACCGTCGCGTGGAGCCGCACCGATGGCTCCGAAGACACCCAATCCGCGCAAGACTTCGAGATCAAGTCCACAGCCCTCACCCCGGAAACGCCGACCGCAAGCGTCACGCTCGACAATGCCGCCTCCGGCGACACCGCCACAATCATCACCCGCCCACGCGGCGACGACCTGCCGGCCGGGAACACCGTAAGGGTCATCGTGACATGA
- a CDS encoding GPW/gp25 family protein, whose product MAQYESTLPRVGYMAFPFRMTETGAAQVARFDHIRQQVEQVLFTSPGERVFRPEYGFGARQHVFEGNAVGLWELAQNRLYGALAEALAGEVDPKTIRVEVGAPPDKPEVLMVEITYTIAALTRTETHRFEVS is encoded by the coding sequence ATGGCCCAGTATGAAAGCACCCTGCCGCGCGTCGGCTACATGGCCTTTCCGTTCCGGATGACCGAGACCGGCGCAGCGCAGGTCGCGCGGTTCGACCATATCCGCCAGCAGGTCGAGCAGGTGCTGTTCACCTCTCCGGGGGAGCGGGTGTTCCGCCCGGAATACGGCTTCGGCGCGCGCCAGCATGTGTTCGAAGGCAACGCGGTCGGGCTGTGGGAGCTGGCCCAAAACCGGCTCTACGGCGCGCTGGCAGAGGCGCTGGCGGGTGAGGTCGATCCCAAGACCATCCGGGTTGAGGTCGGCGCGCCGCCGGACAAGCCAGAGGTGCTGATGGTCGAGATCACCTACACGATCGCCGCGTTGACGCGCACCGAAACCCACCGGTTCGAGGTGTCTTGA
- a CDS encoding phage late control D family protein, translated as MGVLDQLLDPGFRQAASVEVLVGDAKKDIGTLSDLVSSIEVSASRTEASAATLTIDDRRDTNGDFMAADSGLFARWEKIIINADFQTHIEEVFRGYITELKPTYPQNGGEAKLVIECLDDSAALSREHQRTPWGDETAPMTDRAILEALVAPLSLTVIAGPDGAKSRGLVQDATAITFLRERAKANGFELIFDRGEVYFGPKRLEADPQTKIMVYAGDATNCLNFAVTDEANKPDIVAWEKAPATEDDEPITGEAYADLPLLGKFPAASEGAGLGTPAIARIKGEGDETVDEIEARAQGMVNEASFRIKASGELDGTLYGHVLRAGAPVTVDGVGSRNGGVYYVDTVTHQFNPDGYRQQFQLIRNAVGETDAVGSAPLSPVLSAIKSLF; from the coding sequence ATGGGCGTTTTGGATCAATTGCTCGACCCCGGGTTTCGGCAGGCGGCATCGGTCGAAGTTCTCGTGGGCGACGCCAAAAAGGATATCGGGACGCTCTCGGACCTTGTCTCAAGCATCGAAGTCAGCGCGTCACGGACCGAAGCCAGCGCCGCCACGTTAACCATCGATGACCGCCGCGACACCAACGGCGATTTCATGGCCGCAGATTCTGGCCTGTTCGCGCGGTGGGAGAAGATCATCATCAATGCCGATTTCCAAACGCATATCGAGGAAGTTTTCCGCGGCTATATCACTGAATTAAAACCAACTTACCCGCAGAATGGCGGCGAGGCGAAACTGGTCATCGAGTGTCTCGACGACAGCGCCGCCCTGTCACGCGAGCATCAGCGCACGCCGTGGGGGGACGAGACCGCGCCGATGACGGATCGGGCGATCCTCGAAGCTCTGGTCGCGCCGCTGTCGTTAACTGTAATCGCGGGACCGGACGGCGCGAAATCGCGCGGGCTGGTGCAGGACGCCACGGCGATCACCTTCTTGCGCGAGCGCGCCAAGGCCAACGGGTTCGAGCTGATTTTTGACCGGGGCGAGGTCTATTTCGGCCCAAAACGCCTGGAAGCCGACCCGCAGACCAAAATCATGGTCTACGCGGGGGACGCCACGAATTGCCTGAACTTCGCCGTGACGGACGAAGCCAACAAACCCGACATCGTCGCCTGGGAAAAGGCCCCCGCCACCGAGGATGACGAGCCGATCACGGGCGAGGCCTACGCCGATCTGCCGTTGCTCGGCAAGTTCCCAGCCGCCTCCGAAGGCGCCGGGCTTGGCACGCCTGCCATCGCGCGGATCAAGGGCGAAGGCGACGAGACGGTCGACGAAATCGAAGCCCGCGCTCAAGGCATGGTTAACGAGGCAAGCTTTCGCATCAAGGCCAGCGGCGAGCTGGACGGCACGCTGTACGGTCATGTCCTGCGCGCAGGAGCCCCCGTAACGGTTGACGGCGTGGGGTCGCGCAACGGAGGTGTCTACTACGTCGATACGGTAACCCATCAGTTCAACCCGGATGGATATCGTCAACAATTTCAACTCATTCGCAATGCTGTCGGGGAAACCGACGCGGTCGGATCGGCTCCGCTGTCGCCTGTCCTCTCCGCGATCAAGAGCCTGTTCTGA
- a CDS encoding phage tail sheath family protein — protein sequence MYQHPGVYIEHVPSNALSIEAASTSVTAFIGHVRRGTPVTKTGGKPTFISSPAQYATLFGPGAGAAGGVKNLGDATPDAFGLAINTYFTNGGTKAYIVPLEGSGGAAATAKLPINSGADKKFVSVTAKSKGTWSNDLMVEMRSNKEDETFDILIGTWKFGNDGTTKVLDQVIESFTALTWVGDGSSDAAKLKDALERATQAVNKGSVLIDVAFGDDVTMPSSDKTVSDFLEKGEDTGAPAKGAYTEALGRLEDYRDISIIVLPDITPDATGKTIYQEAIGHAEKMQNRMVIIDPGADAITTPKEAKEAVFTNSPYAALYYPRVEIANPYFDAELTPGAPRSFHMGPAAVAAGMWARIDATRGVWKAPAGLEASVRGTFGPERLIGNAVQDNLNEWGVNCLRSITGPTVIWGARTTATKAKPQYRYVSVRRTQNMIGESLYNALQAVVFEPNDHKLWGGLRASVGNFMDGLHRSGAFQGEKASDAYFVNCGLGSTMTQGDIDAGIVRVAVGFAPLKPAEFVVVQISQKVGQTA from the coding sequence ATGTACCAACACCCCGGCGTCTATATCGAACACGTCCCCTCCAACGCCCTGTCCATCGAGGCGGCCTCGACCTCGGTCACCGCCTTCATCGGCCATGTGCGCAGGGGCACCCCCGTCACCAAAACGGGCGGCAAGCCGACCTTCATCTCGTCGCCCGCGCAATACGCCACGCTGTTTGGCCCCGGTGCGGGCGCGGCCGGGGGTGTAAAGAACCTTGGCGACGCGACCCCCGATGCGTTCGGGCTCGCGATCAACACCTACTTCACCAATGGTGGCACCAAGGCCTATATCGTCCCGCTCGAAGGCTCGGGCGGGGCCGCCGCGACGGCGAAGCTTCCGATCAACAGCGGGGCGGACAAGAAGTTCGTCTCCGTGACCGCCAAGAGCAAGGGCACATGGTCCAACGACCTGATGGTCGAGATGCGCTCGAACAAGGAAGACGAAACCTTCGATATCCTCATCGGAACGTGGAAATTCGGCAATGACGGAACCACCAAGGTGCTCGACCAGGTGATCGAGAGCTTCACCGCCCTGACATGGGTCGGCGACGGGTCCAGCGACGCAGCCAAGCTTAAGGATGCGTTGGAGCGCGCGACCCAGGCCGTCAACAAGGGCTCCGTTCTGATCGACGTGGCCTTCGGCGATGACGTCACGATGCCCTCGTCTGACAAGACGGTCAGCGACTTCCTCGAAAAAGGCGAAGACACCGGCGCCCCGGCGAAAGGGGCCTACACGGAAGCCCTGGGCCGCCTTGAGGATTACCGCGACATCTCGATCATCGTCCTGCCCGACATCACGCCCGACGCGACGGGCAAGACGATCTACCAGGAAGCCATCGGCCACGCCGAGAAGATGCAAAACCGCATGGTTATCATCGACCCCGGCGCGGACGCGATCACGACCCCGAAGGAGGCCAAGGAAGCGGTTTTCACGAACTCTCCCTACGCGGCGCTCTACTATCCGCGGGTCGAGATCGCGAACCCGTATTTCGATGCAGAGCTGACACCGGGCGCGCCGCGCAGCTTCCACATGGGTCCCGCGGCGGTCGCGGCCGGCATGTGGGCGCGGATCGACGCGACGCGCGGGGTCTGGAAGGCCCCTGCCGGTCTCGAGGCCAGCGTGCGCGGCACGTTCGGGCCGGAACGGCTGATCGGCAACGCGGTACAGGACAACCTCAACGAGTGGGGCGTGAACTGCCTGCGCTCGATCACCGGCCCCACCGTCATCTGGGGCGCACGGACCACTGCGACGAAAGCCAAGCCGCAGTATCGCTACGTCTCGGTGCGCCGCACCCAGAACATGATCGGCGAGAGCCTTTACAACGCGCTGCAGGCGGTCGTGTTCGAGCCCAATGACCATAAGCTCTGGGGCGGTCTTCGTGCCTCTGTCGGCAACTTCATGGACGGGCTGCACCGCTCCGGCGCGTTTCAGGGCGAGAAAGCAAGTGACGCGTATTTCGTCAATTGCGGGCTCGGCTCGACCATGACGCAGGGCGATATCGACGCAGGGATCGTGCGGGTCGCGGTGGGCTTCGCGCCGTTGAAACCCGCCGAATTCGTCGTCGTCCAGATCAGCCAGAAGGTCGGGCAGACGGCCTAA
- a CDS encoding phage tail protein, with product MAAPLFPVNAHRYDPYRTFKFQVVIGGRVVAGLSKMGALKKTTEVVNWRAAGDPSYQRAMPGGTKFENVTLEQGLSHDPVFEEWANSVNNVADGDGGMSLVNFRRDIVINVLNLQGTPAIAYVLRRAFVTEYQALPEFDANNMNTVGIQSVTLAYEGFTRDLAVAEPAET from the coding sequence ATGGCAGCTCCACTTTTCCCGGTCAACGCGCATCGCTACGACCCTTACCGTACCTTTAAATTCCAGGTCGTCATCGGAGGCCGCGTGGTCGCGGGCCTGTCGAAGATGGGCGCGCTGAAAAAGACGACCGAGGTCGTCAACTGGCGCGCCGCGGGCGATCCCAGCTACCAGCGCGCCATGCCCGGCGGCACCAAGTTTGAGAACGTCACGCTCGAGCAGGGCCTGTCCCACGATCCGGTGTTTGAAGAATGGGCGAACTCCGTCAACAACGTCGCCGACGGCGATGGCGGCATGAGCCTCGTGAATTTCCGCCGCGACATCGTGATCAACGTGCTGAACCTGCAAGGCACCCCAGCCATCGCCTATGTGCTGCGCCGCGCCTTCGTGACCGAGTATCAGGCCCTGCCGGAATTCGACGCCAACAACATGAACACGGTCGGCATCCAATCCGTCACGCTCGCCTATGAGGGCTTCACCCGCGACCTCGCCGTTGCCGAACCGGCCGAGACGTAA
- a CDS encoding eCIS core domain-containing protein: MKAKAHIQTKGSRGATTARATPVPVRRPMPQISAVARPALQTALKVGAVSDPAEREAETMAARVVGASAPAPVVANAPPAAPANSSAQPLRRDAESQPNLDELVPEPAPAAQQDFDLPKQNDVATDGLDAADMGELESGAPVDTGGAAGEEGALQAAATPAAKVGRMGGAAPSDVSRLVANPGPGRPLPSGLRARVEPHFGTSFEDVRLHDGPADQDAAARIGARAFTHKNRIWLGRGESPTNTRLMAHELSHVVQQTEGSEALPLRREPVLRREEDEGWAEGKLEGYARYVPGYTLITVIVGKTLISGKKVIKNATNLLGGLFGLHPLGTVLFDKLRETRMVEEAYQWVLTRLGELNLTWSRLQGTVAKIWDAPLVGAKQYVIDLFGPLVSDLVTFAKDVGKKVLEFAVRGALKLAGPYADKVWAIIQQAGDVLDLIIENPLAFAKNLIKAVVGGFMKFGANIFEHLKKGLLGWLFGAIAGAGITLPARFDFKGLMSLVMQILGLTYANFRAELVKKLGPSGERKVALIEKSVEIVKVLLKEGFTGIWQKMLEMIENFKQTLIGGISSMVITTVIKAGISWLAGLSNPVGAVVKVVLGIYDLIVAFLERLEQIMDVAQSIFSSVGAIARGQTEAAAKFVEQTIGRTVPVVISFLAAALGLGGISSKIKSVIEKLQAPVKKAMGKLIGFVIKKAKALFSKLIAKLNGKRKLPRKAFMIGKEPHEIYAVKKGNKIDVMIGCGEPGTVPEVTKATKAAAGKVEAPSAQAPMQNLIDQTKEVDDETDAEAKKIKPASEKENNQKKYKALDAEFAEAAGEFLEDGKAIAANPFVSEKPEGKSLLRGKEPRSLEFEGKVDTYNKLSDAAKDKDPETGQTFSRFHELDHTIEKRFPLGIFERLHFLKKGNRKKVPETDALRSSRQAAGAAAREGTAKDASVQDDAKAPGIGNLAKDKIKGGKIGATASGFPAIALYHRNHIKGKGKGLPDAAAIISAAQAELNKARGTEAKAVAVVKNALLTQVEAEVAEIRDIYAADTSAANVRAQVNTGLDTIRQKNIDFYGLQNASADMSAHTPPTQAPTDKSAIPFDTQRSDRKTPQPMISVEGIGKAYGTQPSGFGQVLEHDHVLDKSFAKKAATHKQLDEAEAATVETAAETKTARAPQPGHSAADRAARLGQLTNAALFGDGSPLRTYTDDLGYAVPIYRPIAKEVTARVQAPLDTVAQPVKLEDAENDAANYVAYGDTTARDALIQKKTQKIKRRLEDRTKNHAAAIKDFYLPQIDYVRSINETANRANAESQMRAIMKNLYVSLGEAQAETRKLFR, encoded by the coding sequence GTGAAGGCCAAGGCACATATCCAGACCAAAGGGTCGCGCGGCGCTACCACCGCCCGCGCGACCCCGGTCCCGGTGCGCAGGCCGATGCCTCAGATCAGCGCGGTGGCGCGCCCCGCCTTGCAGACAGCCCTGAAGGTCGGCGCGGTCAGCGACCCGGCGGAGCGGGAAGCGGAAACGATGGCGGCCCGCGTGGTCGGCGCCTCTGCCCCCGCGCCCGTCGTGGCGAACGCGCCGCCCGCAGCCCCTGCCAACAGCAGCGCACAGCCCTTGCGGCGCGATGCCGAAAGCCAGCCCAATCTCGACGAGCTTGTCCCCGAACCCGCCCCCGCCGCGCAGCAGGATTTCGACCTGCCCAAGCAGAACGACGTCGCCACAGACGGGCTCGACGCCGCCGACATGGGCGAGCTGGAGAGCGGCGCGCCGGTCGATACCGGCGGTGCGGCGGGCGAAGAAGGTGCGCTGCAGGCCGCCGCCACGCCAGCCGCCAAAGTGGGGCGAATGGGCGGGGCCGCGCCGTCGGACGTGTCACGGCTGGTCGCCAACCCCGGGCCGGGCCGCCCGCTGCCCTCGGGTCTGCGCGCCCGGGTCGAGCCGCATTTCGGCACCAGCTTCGAGGACGTACGCCTGCATGATGGCCCCGCCGACCAGGACGCGGCCGCACGCATCGGCGCGCGCGCCTTCACCCACAAGAACCGCATCTGGCTGGGCCGCGGTGAAAGCCCCACGAACACGCGGCTGATGGCCCATGAGCTGAGCCACGTGGTCCAGCAGACCGAAGGCTCCGAAGCCCTGCCCTTGCGCCGCGAGCCGGTGCTACGCCGCGAGGAAGACGAGGGCTGGGCCGAAGGCAAGCTCGAAGGCTACGCGCGCTACGTGCCCGGCTACACCCTGATCACCGTCATCGTCGGCAAGACGCTGATCTCCGGCAAGAAGGTGATCAAGAACGCCACCAACCTGCTCGGTGGGCTGTTCGGGCTGCATCCGCTGGGCACAGTTCTGTTCGACAAGCTGCGCGAGACCCGCATGGTCGAGGAGGCCTACCAATGGGTCCTGACGCGCTTGGGCGAGCTGAACCTCACGTGGTCGCGGCTGCAGGGCACGGTGGCGAAAATCTGGGACGCGCCGCTGGTGGGCGCGAAGCAATACGTGATCGACCTGTTCGGCCCGCTGGTCAGCGATCTGGTTACCTTCGCCAAGGACGTGGGCAAGAAGGTGCTGGAGTTCGCCGTGCGCGGGGCGCTCAAGCTTGCAGGCCCTTACGCCGACAAGGTGTGGGCGATCATCCAGCAGGCGGGCGACGTGCTGGACCTGATCATCGAGAACCCGCTGGCCTTCGCCAAGAACCTGATCAAGGCGGTGGTCGGCGGCTTCATGAAGTTCGGCGCGAACATTTTCGAGCATCTCAAGAAGGGCCTGCTCGGCTGGCTTTTCGGGGCCATCGCGGGGGCCGGCATCACCCTGCCCGCCCGTTTCGACTTCAAGGGCCTGATGTCGCTTGTCATGCAGATTCTCGGGCTGACCTACGCCAATTTCCGCGCCGAGCTGGTCAAGAAGCTGGGCCCCTCGGGCGAGCGCAAGGTCGCACTGATCGAGAAGTCGGTCGAGATCGTCAAAGTGCTGCTCAAGGAGGGCTTCACAGGCATCTGGCAGAAGATGCTTGAAATGATCGAGAACTTCAAACAGACGCTGATCGGCGGCATCTCGTCGATGGTGATCACGACCGTGATCAAGGCGGGCATCTCTTGGCTCGCGGGCCTGTCGAACCCTGTGGGCGCTGTGGTGAAAGTCGTTTTGGGGATTTACGACCTGATCGTGGCGTTTCTCGAGCGGCTCGAGCAGATCATGGATGTCGCGCAGTCGATCTTTTCCTCCGTCGGCGCGATTGCCCGTGGCCAGACCGAAGCGGCTGCGAAATTCGTCGAGCAAACCATCGGCCGCACGGTCCCCGTGGTGATCTCGTTCCTCGCGGCAGCTCTGGGTTTGGGCGGAATATCATCGAAGATCAAATCGGTGATCGAAAAGCTTCAGGCGCCGGTGAAAAAGGCCATGGGCAAGCTCATCGGCTTCGTGATCAAGAAGGCGAAGGCCCTGTTTTCCAAACTGATCGCCAAGCTCAATGGCAAGCGGAAGCTGCCGCGAAAGGCCTTCATGATCGGCAAAGAGCCCCATGAGATTTACGCCGTCAAAAAGGGCAACAAGATCGATGTCATGATCGGATGCGGCGAGCCGGGCACGGTGCCCGAAGTCACCAAGGCGACCAAGGCAGCGGCGGGCAAGGTCGAGGCCCCAAGCGCGCAAGCCCCGATGCAAAACCTCATCGACCAGACCAAGGAAGTTGACGACGAAACCGACGCCGAGGCCAAGAAGATCAAGCCCGCAAGCGAGAAGGAAAACAACCAAAAGAAGTACAAGGCGCTCGACGCCGAATTCGCGGAGGCCGCCGGGGAGTTTCTGGAAGACGGCAAGGCCATTGCCGCAAACCCCTTCGTGTCCGAGAAGCCCGAGGGGAAGTCTCTGCTCCGGGGCAAGGAGCCACGGTCACTGGAGTTCGAAGGCAAAGTCGACACGTACAACAAGCTCTCCGATGCGGCCAAGGACAAGGACCCGGAGACAGGCCAGACCTTCTCGCGGTTCCACGAGTTGGACCACACGATCGAAAAACGGTTCCCGCTTGGAATTTTCGAGCGGCTTCATTTCCTCAAGAAGGGAAACAGGAAAAAGGTGCCAGAGACCGACGCGCTCCGCTCATCGCGCCAGGCCGCCGGTGCAGCGGCGCGCGAAGGCACGGCGAAAGACGCCAGCGTCCAGGATGACGCCAAGGCCCCCGGCATCGGCAATCTTGCGAAAGACAAGATCAAGGGCGGCAAGATCGGCGCAACGGCCTCGGGCTTTCCCGCGATCGCCCTGTATCACCGCAACCACATCAAGGGGAAAGGCAAAGGATTGCCCGATGCCGCAGCCATCATTTCCGCGGCGCAGGCAGAGCTCAACAAGGCCCGCGGGACAGAGGCCAAGGCGGTCGCGGTGGTCAAGAATGCACTTCTCACTCAGGTTGAGGCCGAGGTGGCGGAAATCCGCGACATCTACGCCGCAGACACCAGCGCCGCCAACGTCAGGGCGCAGGTCAATACGGGGCTCGACACCATCAGGCAGAAGAATATCGACTTCTATGGCCTGCAGAACGCCTCCGCCGACATGAGCGCCCACACCCCGCCCACGCAGGCACCAACGGACAAGAGCGCCATCCCGTTTGATACGCAAAGATCGGATCGCAAGACCCCGCAACCGATGATCAGTGTCGAAGGGATCGGGAAGGCCTACGGCACGCAACCATCCGGGTTCGGGCAGGTGCTCGAACACGACCATGTTCTCGACAAATCCTTCGCCAAGAAGGCCGCGACGCACAAACAACTCGACGAGGCGGAGGCCGCAACGGTCGAGACGGCAGCCGAGACAAAAACGGCCAGAGCGCCGCAACCCGGTCACTCCGCAGCGGACCGCGCCGCGCGTCTGGGCCAATTGACGAACGCGGCCCTGTTCGGGGACGGCTCCCCCCTTCGCACCTATACCGATGATCTCGGCTACGCCGTGCCGATCTACCGACCTATCGCGAAGGAAGTCACGGCGCGCGTCCAGGCCCCGCTCGACACCGTCGCCCAGCCCGTGAAGCTGGAGGACGCCGAGAATGACGCCGCCAATTACGTGGCCTACGGCGACACCACCGCGCGAGACGCGCTGATCCAAAAGAAGACCCAGAAGATCAAACGCCGACTGGAAGACCGCACGAAAAACCATGCGGCGGCCATCAAGGATTTCTACCTGCCGCAGATCGACTACGTGCGCTCGATCAACGAAACCGCGAACAGGGCCAACGCGGAAAGCCAGATGCGCGCGATTATGAAAAACCTTTACGTGTCGCTCGGCGAGGCTCAAGCTGAGACACGAAAGCTGTTCCGTTAG
- a CDS encoding phage baseplate assembly protein V, with product MSEMFNALESTIRKQEGRYFGKYRAFITDREDPENRGRCKLTIPSVMGSESSDWALPVVPYGGAEGFGMLAVPPVGAQVVAEFLEGDIASPMWTGTFWRDPGEMPDDYTAPEVKFIRSESGHVLSLDDTADTEVLTMKSAKEASVVMDQEGSMVLTDAAGATVTLNAADGTLLVADGNGNALEMTSSGITCSDANGNEISASGGGIEVKSSATINIEGSMVTVAGAGGEPLIKGSTFLSLFNAHTHPTAAPGSPTAPPMVPLTPSVLTTKSTAS from the coding sequence ATGTCCGAGATGTTCAATGCACTGGAAAGCACGATCCGTAAGCAGGAAGGGCGCTATTTTGGTAAATACCGCGCCTTCATCACCGATCGAGAGGACCCGGAAAATCGCGGCCGCTGCAAGCTGACGATCCCGTCGGTGATGGGGTCGGAAAGCTCGGATTGGGCCCTGCCGGTCGTCCCCTATGGCGGCGCGGAAGGATTCGGGATGCTGGCAGTTCCCCCCGTCGGTGCGCAGGTGGTGGCCGAGTTTCTGGAAGGCGATATCGCCAGCCCGATGTGGACGGGAACCTTCTGGCGGGACCCAGGCGAGATGCCCGACGACTACACCGCGCCGGAGGTCAAATTCATCCGGTCTGAAAGCGGGCACGTCTTGTCGCTTGACGACACCGCCGACACCGAAGTGTTAACCATGAAATCTGCCAAGGAGGCCTCCGTCGTGATGGACCAGGAAGGCTCCATGGTATTGACGGATGCGGCCGGTGCGACGGTCACGCTCAATGCGGCGGACGGGACATTGCTTGTGGCCGACGGCAACGGCAACGCGTTGGAAATGACGTCCTCCGGGATCACCTGCTCGGACGCGAATGGCAATGAAATCAGCGCATCAGGCGGCGGAATTGAAGTAAAATCCTCGGCCACGATCAATATCGAAGGCTCCATGGTCACGGTCGCAGGCGCAGGCGGCGAGCCCCTGATCAAGGGCTCAACCTTCCTGTCGCTCTTCAATGCCCACACGCATCCCACGGCGGCGCCCGGCTCGCCCACCGCGCCGCCCATGGTCCCGCTCACCCCGTCCGTATTAACCACGAAGAGCACCGCAAGCTGA